A region from the Campylobacter blaseri genome encodes:
- a CDS encoding Do family serine endopeptidase, which produces MKKSIIISAIVATSLFSANINFQNADDNYKRINPEFSDRTILSYHSSVSEAKKSVVNISTTKNIKTPQGNINEFFDDPFFKQFFGFNFGIPQEKTRQLSSLGSGVIISKDGYIVTNNHVVEDADKITVTLADSNKEYEAKIIGSDPKTDIAIIKIEKKGLDEIKFADSSILLEGDIVFAIGNPFGVGSTITQGIVSALNKSNIGLNQYENFIQTDASINPGNSGGALVDSRGALVGINSAILSRGGGNNGIGFAIPSNMVKDIAQKLITDGKIERGYIGVMISDLTNDQKVVYKNEQGALVVSVESGLPADKAGLKRGDLIIKANDKDIKSSNELKNLIGSLKPGTKLKITYERGGKTAKTELELANMDKSFSATSSSYNNALKGLSVKEITSDIRQKYNMNPELKGVIVTDVEVNSKAYEAGFMINDIIIQVGDKEISNIAELNKAIKENKDEKMLVWVMRRGVPQGLVIK; this is translated from the coding sequence TTGAAAAAATCAATTATTATTTCTGCAATTGTTGCAACTTCTCTTTTTTCTGCAAATATAAATTTTCAAAATGCAGATGATAACTATAAAAGAATAAACCCTGAGTTTAGTGATAGAACTATATTATCTTATCATAGCTCAGTTAGTGAAGCTAAAAAATCGGTTGTTAATATCTCAACTACAAAAAATATAAAAACCCCTCAAGGAAATATAAACGAGTTTTTTGACGACCCGTTTTTTAAACAGTTCTTTGGATTTAATTTTGGAATTCCACAAGAAAAAACTAGACAACTTAGCTCTCTTGGTTCAGGTGTAATAATCTCAAAAGATGGTTATATAGTTACAAACAACCATGTTGTAGAAGATGCTGATAAAATTACAGTTACTCTAGCTGATAGCAACAAAGAGTATGAAGCAAAAATAATAGGCAGTGACCCTAAAACTGATATAGCTATAATTAAAATTGAAAAAAAGGGTTTGGATGAGATTAAATTTGCCGATTCTAGTATACTTCTTGAAGGAGATATAGTCTTTGCTATAGGAAATCCTTTTGGCGTTGGAAGCACAATCACACAAGGTATAGTTTCAGCTTTAAATAAAAGCAATATTGGGCTTAATCAATATGAAAATTTCATCCAAACAGACGCTTCAATAAACCCTGGAAATTCAGGCGGTGCGTTAGTTGATAGTCGTGGTGCGTTAGTTGGTATAAACTCAGCCATTTTAAGTAGAGGTGGTGGAAACAATGGGATAGGCTTTGCCATACCATCGAACATGGTAAAAGATATAGCACAAAAACTAATAACTGACGGTAAAATAGAAAGAGGTTATATAGGTGTTATGATATCAGATCTTACAAATGATCAAAAAGTTGTTTATAAAAATGAACAAGGTGCACTTGTTGTAAGTGTAGAAAGTGGCTTACCAGCGGATAAAGCGGGCCTAAAAAGAGGTGATTTAATCATAAAAGCCAATGATAAAGATATTAAATCATCAAATGAGCTTAAAAATTTAATAGGCTCATTAAAACCTGGAACTAAGTTAAAAATTACCTATGAAAGAGGTGGAAAAACAGCTAAAACAGAGCTAGAGCTTGCAAATATGGACAAATCTTTTAGTGCAACAAGCTCAAGCTATAACAATGCCCTTAAGGGATTAAGTGTAAAAGAGATAACAAGCGATATTAGACAAAAATATAATATGAATCCTGAGTTAAAAGGTGTTATAGTTACTGATGTTGAGGTCAATTCCAAAGCCTATGAAGCGGGATTTATGATAAATGATATTATAATACAAGTTGGTGATAAAGAGATTTCAAATATAGCTGAACTAAATAAAGCTATAAAAGAAAATAAAGATGAAAAAATGTTAGTATGGGTTATGAGGCGCGGAGTTCCTCAAGGACTTGTTATAAAATAA
- a CDS encoding response regulator transcription factor encodes MKKILMIEDDLELAEILTEFLEQYDMQITVSDDPFLGISKVNLEDYNLVILDLTLPGLDGLEVCKEIRKTNNVPIIISSARHDLTDKINAFDFGADDYLPKPYNPQELLARIRSLIRRNQGMEQNTAKDSKADNKNKDLVLNEFEHIITLKGKPLNLTVAEYDILSYLIKKEGGAISREELIYNCDAISEDSTNKSIDVIIGRIRNKLGENPKNPKYIHAIRGVGYKLMQ; translated from the coding sequence ATGAAAAAAATTTTAATGATAGAAGATGATTTAGAACTTGCTGAAATTTTAACTGAATTTTTAGAACAATATGATATGCAAATAACAGTATCTGATGATCCGTTTCTAGGAATTTCTAAAGTAAATTTAGAAGATTATAATTTAGTAATTTTAGACCTTACTCTTCCTGGGCTTGACGGGCTTGAAGTGTGCAAAGAGATAAGAAAAACAAACAATGTTCCTATCATAATATCTTCAGCAAGACATGATTTAACTGATAAGATAAATGCTTTTGATTTTGGTGCTGATGATTACTTACCAAAACCATATAATCCTCAAGAGCTTCTTGCTAGGATAAGAAGCCTAATAAGAAGAAATCAAGGTATGGAACAAAATACAGCTAAAGACTCTAAAGCAGATAATAAAAATAAAGATTTAGTTTTAAATGAATTTGAACATATTATCACTTTAAAAGGCAAGCCTCTAAATTTAACAGTAGCTGAATATGACATATTAAGCTATTTGATTAAAAAAGAGGGCGGTGCAATATCAAGAGAAGAGTTAATATATAATTGTGATGCGATAAGCGAAGATTCAACAAATAAAAGCATAGATGTTATAATAGGAAGGATAAGAAACAAGCTTGGAGAAAATCCAAAAAATCCAAAATATATTCACGCTATAAGAGGTGTTGGATATAAGCTAATGCAATGA
- a CDS encoding ArsS family sensor histidine kinase: MRKSSIFYTITFIFILAITSISLAFLWLMSYDKQNYTKELNTKYSIVSRATLFKMANLIDDSEYSMQVRNFNMPEVSDKDKKEEIIAGATIVEEINADIGSSAILFYKKSHYLRIRHLDSILLLKDAEYQPYRYDIIKFIFGLVALIILLTYLFIIRKIKPLRKIKRQINKFANGDLDIAKISTGNDEISEVGEAFYNAVMEIKKLNESRQLFLRNIMHELKTPITKGMITVEMIEQTKNRDRLISVFEKLEDLINEFAAVERATAGITLTDTSKCKISTLIEKAIEIAMIERKNVKVNIENDIEIYAEEKMFSVAIKNIIDNGMKYSANKKIEIVVDKNKIDFITPGKPMEQELSVYIEPFSKGKNAKNSFGLGLYIVDNILKSHNLTLSYRYENEKNIFSFENLEKITVKKEYE, from the coding sequence ATGAGAAAATCATCTATATTTTACACCATAACTTTTATTTTTATACTAGCCATAACTAGCATATCTTTAGCTTTTTTATGGCTTATGAGTTATGACAAACAAAACTATACAAAAGAGTTAAATACAAAATACTCAATAGTTTCTCGTGCAACTCTTTTCAAAATGGCAAATCTTATTGACGATAGTGAATACAGTATGCAAGTAAGAAATTTTAACATGCCTGAAGTTAGTGATAAAGATAAAAAAGAAGAAATCATTGCTGGTGCTACTATAGTTGAGGAAATTAATGCCGATATAGGTTCATCTGCTATATTGTTTTATAAAAAAAGTCATTATTTAAGAATTCGTCATTTAGATAGCATACTTCTTCTTAAAGATGCAGAATATCAGCCATATAGATATGATATAATCAAATTTATATTTGGACTAGTTGCTTTGATTATACTTTTAACCTATCTATTTATAATACGCAAAATTAAACCTTTAAGAAAAATAAAAAGGCAGATTAATAAATTTGCCAATGGGGATTTAGATATAGCAAAAATAAGCACAGGAAATGATGAGATAAGCGAAGTTGGTGAGGCATTCTATAATGCAGTTATGGAGATAAAAAAATTAAACGAATCAAGACAACTCTTTTTAAGAAATATTATGCATGAGCTTAAAACTCCAATTACAAAAGGTATGATTACAGTTGAAATGATAGAACAAACTAAAAATAGAGATAGGCTAATATCTGTTTTTGAAAAACTAGAGGATCTTATAAATGAGTTTGCAGCAGTTGAGCGTGCTACTGCTGGTATAACCCTAACTGATACGAGCAAATGTAAAATTAGTACTCTTATTGAAAAAGCTATAGAAATAGCAATGATCGAACGAAAAAATGTAAAAGTAAATATAGAAAATGATATTGAAATTTATGCTGAAGAAAAGATGTTTTCAGTGGCTATAAAAAATATTATTGATAACGGAATGAAGTATTCTGCCAATAAAAAAATAGAAATCGTCGTAGATAAAAACAAAATAGACTTTATAACACCGGGAAAACCAATGGAACAAGAGCTAAGCGTTTACATAGAGCCATTTTCAAAAGGAAAAAATGCAAAAAATAGCTTTGGACTTGGTCTATATATAGTTGATAACATATTAAAATCGCATAACCTAACACTATCATACCGATATGAAAATGAAAAAAATATATTTAGTTTTGAAAATTTAGAAAAAATAACTGTAAAAAAAGAGTATGAGTAA
- a CDS encoding methylenetetrahydrofolate reductase, whose product MLKDKILNNEPGILLYGITPPRMNLPNSEYERIGKIHKQRFEEIGVDGIIIYDLQDEKSRNSSERIFDFVQTLDPQKYYEDFLHTSIEPIIYKAVSKYDTATFYDFLQKEKDYIYVFVGSSSSKVVPKLTLDEAYRLTKNSNFNSVLGGICIPERHVIKKDEHIRMIEKSKNGCKFFISQAIYNVENAKKFIDDYAQTNFANIPIIFTFIPCGSKKTLDFIKWLGIFVEDRFEKKLIDSNDMIQTSINLSLEFFNFIYKYSLSKGISVGANVESISKQRDEIQASLTLLDEIKKIIKRASYSYRS is encoded by the coding sequence ATGCTAAAAGATAAAATTTTAAATAATGAACCAGGAATTTTACTCTATGGAATCACTCCTCCAAGGATGAATTTGCCAAACAGTGAATATGAAAGGATTGGCAAAATACATAAGCAAAGGTTTGAAGAAATCGGAGTTGATGGTATTATTATATATGATTTACAAGATGAAAAAAGTAGAAATAGTAGCGAAAGAATTTTTGATTTTGTGCAGACATTGGATCCGCAAAAGTACTATGAAGATTTTTTACACACCAGCATTGAGCCTATAATATATAAGGCTGTATCAAAATATGATACAGCCACTTTTTATGATTTTTTGCAAAAAGAAAAAGATTATATATATGTCTTTGTTGGCTCAAGCTCCTCAAAGGTAGTTCCTAAACTGACTTTGGATGAGGCTTATAGGCTAACTAAAAATTCTAACTTTAATTCGGTTTTGGGAGGTATTTGTATACCTGAAAGACATGTTATAAAAAAAGATGAACATATTAGAATGATAGAAAAAAGTAAAAATGGTTGTAAATTTTTTATATCTCAAGCTATTTATAATGTAGAAAATGCTAAAAAATTTATTGATGATTATGCTCAAACAAATTTTGCAAATATTCCGATAATTTTTACATTTATCCCTTGTGGAAGTAAAAAGACACTTGATTTTATAAAATGGCTTGGAATTTTTGTTGAAGATAGATTTGAAAAAAAATTAATAGATTCCAATGATATGATTCAAACATCTATAAATTTAAGTTTAGAATTTTTTAATTTTATTTACAAGTACTCTTTATCAAAAGGCATTAGTGTCGGTGCAAATGTTGAAAGCATTTCAAAACAAAGAGATGAAATACAGGCTTCATTAACTCTTTTAGATGAAATAAAAAAAATAATCAAACGCGCATCTTATTCATACAGAAGTTAG
- the metE gene encoding 5-methyltetrahydropteroyltriglutamate--homocysteine S-methyltransferase: MIKSYVTGFGRIGEQRELKKVLENFWAKKATKDELEKTASILKKRHWKYQKDAQIDFISSNDFSFYDLVLDTIITLGCIPDRFKGLDGLELYFALARGQKDIKALEMTKWFNTNYHYIVPELNKNTKFKLNSQKIINEYKEAKENGIKTKINLIGPITFLALSKTNDGSCSFELLNDILVVYEELLEEISKLDDEIFVQFDEPIFVTDFGDKIVDKILPVYEKLNSVSKNIKIIFATYFEEALKAVDELVKSSIYGLELDFVYGQKNELALEKIAKTDLTLFAGIIDGRNVWKSDIDERLEFVNKISTIIPKDRLVLGTSCSLLHVPFSLKYEDKLNKDIKSWLSFALEKLEEIAIITKLANNQELNETENKIYQENKNSLKTKSTSTLIHDKNVQQRVKSISKFQREKDFAERIKIQRQILNYGILPTTTIGSFPQTSELRQVRNAYKKGLISKEVYEDDIKDYIDNCIKFQEECGIDVLVHGEPERNDMVEYFGEQLKGYAFSKNGWVQSYGSRCVKPPLLFGDVSRPEPMTVKWITYAQNKTKKIVKGMLTGPVTILNWSFVRNDIPRGEIAKQLALCINDEIADLQNSGIKIIQVDEAAFKEGYPLREVNVAEYEKFAVDCFKLSVSSAKASTQIHTHMCYSEFNDIIKTIEAMDADVISIETTRSGNELLKIFAKVGYKQEVGPGVYDIHSPRIPNTKEILNQIKALLEVLPKERLWINPDCGLKTRKWEEVKPSLINLVKATKLAREL, from the coding sequence ATGATAAAAAGTTATGTAACAGGTTTTGGTAGAATAGGTGAGCAAAGAGAGCTTAAAAAAGTTTTAGAAAATTTTTGGGCAAAAAAAGCTACAAAAGATGAGCTAGAAAAAACAGCAAGTATTCTTAAAAAAAGACATTGGAAATATCAAAAAGATGCACAAATTGATTTTATTTCCAGTAATGATTTTTCATTTTATGATTTAGTTTTAGATACCATTATAACTCTTGGTTGTATACCTGATAGATTTAAGGGATTAGATGGACTTGAGCTTTATTTTGCTTTAGCTAGAGGGCAAAAGGATATTAAAGCTCTTGAAATGACAAAATGGTTTAATACAAACTACCACTACATAGTGCCTGAGCTTAATAAAAATACAAAATTTAAGTTAAATTCTCAAAAAATTATTAATGAGTATAAAGAGGCAAAAGAAAATGGCATAAAAACTAAAATTAATCTAATAGGACCTATAACATTTTTAGCTCTATCAAAAACTAATGATGGTAGTTGTAGTTTTGAATTACTCAATGATATCTTGGTTGTTTATGAGGAGTTATTGGAGGAAATTTCTAAACTTGATGATGAGATTTTTGTTCAATTTGATGAGCCTATTTTTGTTACAGATTTTGGCGATAAAATAGTAGATAAAATTTTGCCTGTTTATGAAAAATTAAATAGTGTTTCAAAAAATATAAAAATTATATTTGCAACCTATTTTGAAGAGGCACTAAAAGCCGTTGATGAATTAGTTAAGAGTTCAATTTATGGCTTAGAGCTTGATTTTGTATATGGACAAAAAAATGAATTAGCTTTAGAAAAAATAGCTAAAACTGATTTAACACTATTTGCTGGTATTATAGATGGGAGAAATGTTTGGAAAAGTGACATTGATGAGAGATTAGAGTTTGTAAATAAAATTAGCACTATAATACCAAAAGATAGGCTAGTTTTGGGTACAAGTTGCTCTTTATTGCATGTTCCTTTTAGTTTAAAATATGAAGATAAATTAAATAAAGATATAAAAAGTTGGCTTAGTTTTGCATTGGAAAAACTTGAAGAAATTGCTATTATAACAAAACTTGCAAACAATCAAGAGCTAAATGAAACTGAAAATAAAATTTATCAAGAGAATAAAAACAGCTTAAAAACTAAATCAACTTCAACTCTGATTCATGATAAAAATGTTCAACAAAGGGTTAAAAGTATTAGCAAATTTCAGCGAGAAAAAGATTTTGCAGAGCGTATAAAAATTCAAAGACAAATTTTAAACTATGGTATTCTCCCTACTACGACAATTGGTTCTTTTCCTCAAACTTCTGAGCTAAGACAGGTAAGAAATGCTTACAAAAAAGGTTTGATTAGTAAAGAAGTATATGAAGATGATATTAAAGATTATATAGATAATTGTATAAAATTTCAAGAAGAATGTGGAATTGATGTTTTAGTCCATGGAGAACCTGAAAGAAATGATATGGTTGAGTATTTTGGTGAGCAACTTAAAGGATATGCATTTTCCAAAAATGGTTGGGTGCAAAGTTATGGAAGTCGTTGTGTAAAACCACCTTTGTTGTTTGGTGATGTAAGCAGACCAGAGCCAATGACGGTAAAATGGATAACTTATGCCCAAAACAAAACTAAAAAAATAGTAAAAGGTATGTTAACTGGTCCTGTTACTATATTAAACTGGTCTTTTGTGCGTAACGACATACCAAGAGGCGAAATTGCAAAACAATTAGCTCTTTGTATAAATGATGAAATAGCTGATTTACAAAACTCAGGTATAAAAATCATACAAGTAGATGAGGCAGCATTTAAAGAGGGCTATCCTCTAAGAGAAGTTAATGTAGCAGAGTATGAAAAATTCGCTGTTGATTGTTTCAAGCTTAGTGTTAGTAGTGCTAAAGCAAGTACACAAATACATACACATATGTGTTATTCTGAATTTAATGACATCATCAAAACAATAGAAGCAATGGATGCAGATGTTATCTCCATTGAAACTACTAGAAGTGGAAATGAGTTGCTTAAAATTTTTGCCAAAGTTGGCTACAAGCAAGAGGTTGGTCCTGGAGTTTATGATATACATAGTCCAAGAATTCCAAATACCAAAGAGATACTAAATCAAATAAAAGCTTTGCTTGAAGTGCTTCCAAAAGAGCGTTTGTGGATTAATCCTGATTGTGGATTAAAGACAAGAAAATGGGAAGAGGTTAAACCAAGTCTCATTAATTTGGTAAAAGCGACTAAATTAGCAAGAGAGTTATAG
- a CDS encoding ABC transporter permease, with amino-acid sequence MVLVKYLVPKYLRFDKNQPFISLCAILAFLGISIGLMVLIIAMAIMNGFDKEFERKLFTMNYPITIYGHFKAGITDSELKDLKENFKDMKFSPYISSQAIARSGNGLEGSMVFGVNMDDEKEINSVVKDGIKDKNLTKFGSLVGKGLKDEFLLDIGDKITLIFTKIDPGGFSLMPKMKRFEVRSDFSSGLIAYDKSYIYVDINDLAKVLSYEDGKFDGIHVYSKDPFKDKERLNEYLPGTMKAIGWWEQNGNFFSALELEKRALFIVLMLIILVASLNIISSLLMTVMNRRQEIALLLSLGTSKKEIKKVFFYIGMVIGAGGIAFGLSLGLFGTWLLGSFDIVNLPADVYGSSKLPMELSFTDLIMIVVGAFVIVTLSSYYPAKKATQIDVLQTLRNE; translated from the coding sequence ATTGTTTTGGTAAAGTATTTAGTTCCAAAATATTTAAGATTTGATAAAAATCAACCATTTATAAGTCTATGTGCAATACTTGCCTTTTTGGGTATTAGCATCGGGCTTATGGTGCTAATTATAGCTATGGCTATTATGAATGGTTTTGATAAGGAATTTGAGAGAAAACTCTTTACTATGAATTACCCAATAACTATATATGGCCACTTTAAAGCCGGCATAACAGATAGTGAGTTAAAAGACCTTAAAGAAAATTTTAAAGATATGAAATTTAGCCCATATATAAGCTCACAAGCTATTGCAAGAAGCGGTAATGGTCTTGAAGGAAGTATGGTTTTTGGGGTTAATATGGACGATGAAAAAGAGATAAACTCAGTAGTTAAAGATGGTATTAAAGATAAAAATTTAACTAAATTTGGAAGTTTGGTAGGAAAAGGACTTAAAGATGAATTTTTGTTAGATATAGGTGATAAAATAACTCTTATATTTACCAAAATAGACCCCGGTGGTTTTTCTTTAATGCCAAAAATGAAAAGATTCGAAGTTAGATCTGATTTTAGCTCAGGACTAATCGCATATGATAAAAGCTATATATATGTTGATATTAATGATTTAGCCAAGGTTCTTAGCTATGAAGATGGTAAATTTGATGGAATTCATGTGTATTCAAAAGATCCTTTTAAAGACAAAGAGAGGCTTAATGAATACCTACCAGGTACGATGAAGGCTATTGGCTGGTGGGAGCAAAATGGAAACTTTTTTTCTGCACTAGAGCTTGAAAAAAGGGCTTTATTTATAGTTTTAATGTTAATAATTTTAGTAGCAAGTTTAAATATAATTAGCTCACTGCTTATGACTGTTATGAATAGACGCCAAGAGATAGCTCTTCTTTTGTCGCTTGGCACATCTAAAAAAGAGATTAAAAAAGTGTTTTTTTATATTGGTATGGTTATAGGTGCAGGCGGAATTGCTTTTGGGCTTAGTTTAGGACTTTTTGGAACTTGGCTTTTGGGAAGTTTTGATATTGTAAATTTGCCTGCTGATGTTTATGGAAGTTCTAAACTGCCTATGGAACTCTCATTTACAGATTTAATTATGATAGTCGTTGGAGCATTTGTAATAGTAACTTTATCATCATATTATCCAGCTAAAAAAGCTACTCAAATAGATGTTTTACAAACTTTAAGAAATGAGTAG
- the secA gene encoding preprotein translocase subunit SecA, producing MIKQLTKAIFGTKNDRIVKQYAKKAMLVKNLEPKYEAMNDDELKQAFLDLKEDVKSENKSMDDVLYDVFAIVREASKRVLNMRPYDVQIIGGMVLHDGNIAEMKTGEGKTLVATLPVVLNAMSGKGVHVVTVNDYLAKRDATDMGVLYNFLGLSVGVIVSGEYDDRARKDAYNADITYGTNNEFGFDYLRDNMKFRLEDKVQREHNFVIVDEVDSILIDEARTPLIISGPTNKTLDGYVKANEVAKQLTKGKIAENPDEKPTGDFIIDEKNRTAVLTEDGVTKAEKLFGVDNLYSLEDAVLSHYLDQALKANYLFEKDVHYVVKDNEVIIVDEFTGRLSEGRRFSEGLHQALEAKEGVKIQEESQTLADITFQNYFRLYKKLAGMTGTAQTEAAEFSQIYGLEVISIPTNVPVIRIDQNDLIYKTEAEKFNAVIKEIKRANEKGQPVLVGTASIEKSEKLHELLKKEKIPHSVLNAKNHEKEAQIIADAGAKGAVTIATNMAGRGVDIKISDDIKDLGGLYIIGTERHESRRIDNQLRGRSGRQGDPGESRFFLSLEDNLLRIFGSDRIKNIMERLGVKDGESIESKMVTRAVENAQKKVESLHFESRKYILEYDDIANEQRKTVYRYRNELLDPEFDLSEKINSNREDYVAYLLDSAEIFEGIQKEDFNVDALVGQIKSEIGQSLDLEKLDTAEDYESLKNMVVKDLKDDYEAKMSLIEEEQKNNIEKQLYLQIVDRDWREHLYQMDILKTGIGLRGYNQKDPLTEYKKESYNLFVELVSRLKNDSIRTLQSIKFKSKEEIEAEEQAMNARASQNNQEELTTNREEEAQMPKRKVKRNEPCPCGSGKKYKDCHGKSGPKKGAFAR from the coding sequence ATGATAAAACAACTTACAAAAGCTATATTTGGAACAAAAAATGACAGAATTGTAAAACAATATGCAAAAAAAGCTATGCTGGTTAAGAACTTAGAACCAAAATATGAAGCTATGAATGATGATGAGTTAAAACAAGCCTTTTTGGATTTAAAAGAAGATGTTAAAAGCGAAAACAAAAGCATGGACGATGTGCTTTATGATGTTTTTGCAATCGTAAGAGAGGCTAGTAAAAGAGTTTTAAATATGCGTCCTTATGATGTTCAAATCATAGGTGGTATGGTGCTTCATGATGGAAATATTGCTGAGATGAAAACAGGTGAGGGTAAAACTTTGGTTGCTACACTTCCTGTTGTTTTAAATGCTATGAGTGGCAAAGGTGTTCATGTTGTTACTGTAAATGACTACCTTGCAAAAAGAGATGCCACAGATATGGGAGTTTTATACAACTTTTTAGGTCTTAGCGTTGGTGTTATAGTTAGTGGTGAATATGATGATAGGGCTAGAAAAGATGCATATAATGCAGATATAACTTATGGAACAAATAACGAGTTTGGGTTTGATTATTTAAGAGATAATATGAAATTTAGACTTGAAGATAAAGTTCAAAGAGAGCATAACTTTGTTATAGTTGATGAGGTTGACTCTATTTTAATTGATGAGGCAAGAACACCACTTATCATTTCAGGTCCAACAAATAAAACTTTAGATGGTTATGTAAAAGCAAATGAGGTAGCAAAACAGTTAACCAAAGGAAAAATAGCTGAAAATCCAGATGAAAAACCAACGGGAGATTTTATAATTGATGAAAAAAATAGAACAGCAGTTTTAACAGAAGATGGTGTTACAAAGGCTGAAAAATTATTTGGAGTTGATAATCTATATAGTCTTGAAGATGCGGTTTTAAGTCATTATTTAGATCAAGCTTTAAAAGCAAACTATCTATTTGAAAAAGATGTTCATTATGTTGTAAAAGATAATGAAGTTATAATAGTTGATGAATTTACAGGAAGACTTAGTGAAGGTAGAAGATTTAGTGAAGGCTTGCACCAAGCCTTAGAAGCTAAAGAAGGAGTTAAAATTCAAGAAGAGAGTCAGACATTAGCGGATATAACATTTCAAAACTATTTCAGGCTTTATAAAAAACTAGCAGGTATGACAGGAACCGCTCAAACTGAAGCGGCAGAATTTTCTCAAATTTATGGACTTGAAGTTATTTCAATCCCTACAAATGTTCCAGTTATTAGAATTGATCAAAATGACTTAATTTATAAAACCGAAGCTGAGAAGTTTAATGCTGTTATAAAAGAGATAAAAAGAGCAAATGAAAAAGGGCAGCCGGTTTTAGTTGGAACTGCGTCTATTGAAAAGAGTGAAAAACTTCACGAACTTTTGAAAAAAGAGAAAATTCCACACTCTGTGTTAAATGCTAAAAACCATGAAAAAGAGGCTCAAATAATAGCTGATGCTGGTGCAAAAGGTGCTGTAACAATTGCTACAAATATGGCAGGTCGTGGTGTTGATATAAAAATTAGTGATGATATAAAAGATCTTGGTGGACTTTATATAATAGGAACTGAAAGACATGAAAGTAGGCGTATAGATAACCAACTTCGTGGTCGTTCAGGAAGACAAGGCGATCCTGGAGAGAGTAGATTTTTCCTAAGCTTAGAAGATAATTTGCTTAGAATATTTGGTAGTGATAGAATTAAAAATATCATGGAAAGACTTGGTGTAAAAGATGGTGAAAGTATCGAGTCAAAAATGGTAACAAGAGCTGTTGAAAATGCTCAAAAGAAAGTAGAAAGTCTTCATTTTGAATCAAGAAAATATATACTTGAGTATGATGATATAGCAAATGAGCAAAGAAAGACTGTTTATAGATATAGAAATGAGCTTTTAGATCCAGAATTTGACTTGAGTGAAAAAATTAACTCAAATAGAGAGGATTATGTTGCTTATTTATTAGATAGTGCTGAAATTTTTGAAGGAATTCAAAAAGAAGATTTCAATGTAGATGCCTTAGTTGGTCAAATTAAAAGTGAAATAGGTCAAAGTTTAGATTTAGAAAAGCTTGATACAGCTGAGGATTATGAGTCTTTGAAAAATATGGTAGTTAAAGATTTAAAAGATGACTATGAGGCAAAAATGAGTCTTATAGAAGAAGAGCAAAAAAACAATATAGAAAAACAGCTATATCTGCAGATAGTTGATAGAGATTGGAGAGAGCATCTTTATCAAATGGATATCTTAAAAACAGGAATTGGTCTTCGTGGATATAATCAAAAAGATCCTCTTACAGAGTATAAAAAAGAGAGCTACAATCTATTTGTAGAACTTGTTTCAAGGCTTAAAAATGATAGCATAAGAACACTTCAATCTATTAAATTTAAAAGTAAAGAAGAGATAGAAGCTGAAGAGCAAGCTATGAATGCTAGAGCTTCACAAAATAATCAAGAAGAGCTAACTACTAATAGAGAAGAAGAAGCCCAAATGCCTAAAAGAAAGGTGAAAAGAAATGAACCTTGTCCTTGCGGAAGTGGTAAAAAATATAAAGATTGTCATGGAAAAAGTGGTCCTAAAAAGGGAGCTTTTGCTAGATAA
- the lolA gene encoding LolA-like outer membrane lipoprotein chaperone encodes MKKVIYIFLVLATTIFANPLDFKTLKGDFTQTITNNGSKIEYKGSFIITKELALWHYESPAKKDIYVSKEKAVMIEPLLEQAIITSLKETPNLNNILDNATKKSKDLYEATYEDIIYKIELKNNLLNRISYKDNLDNSVVIDIKNLKKDLELDETNLIPMIPKDYDVVYNN; translated from the coding sequence ATGAAAAAAGTTATTTATATATTTTTAGTTTTAGCAACTACCATTTTTGCTAATCCTTTGGATTTTAAAACACTAAAAGGTGATTTTACACAAACTATAACAAACAATGGCAGTAAAATAGAATATAAAGGAAGCTTCATAATAACAAAAGAGCTAGCATTATGGCACTACGAAAGTCCTGCTAAAAAAGATATTTATGTTAGCAAAGAAAAAGCTGTAATGATAGAGCCACTTTTAGAACAAGCCATAATAACATCTTTAAAAGAGACTCCAAATTTAAATAACATCTTAGATAATGCTACAAAAAAAAGCAAAGACTTATATGAAGCAACATATGAGGATATAATCTATAAAATAGAACTAAAAAATAATTTATTAAATAGAATTTCTTACAAAGACAATCTAGACAATAGTGTCGTTATAGATATAAAAAACTTAAAAAAAGATTTAGAGCTTGATGAAACTAACTTGATTCCAATGATACCAAAAGATTATGATGTTGTCTACAATAATTAA